GTCATCGGCAGCCTGCCGGAGCTTGACGGCGACGCTCTCTACAACACCTCCTACCTGGTCGATCGCGGCGTCGTCAGAGGCCGTTATCGCAAGCTGCACCTCTTTTCCCCCATGCGCGAGGATAGATATTTACAGGCCGGCAGCAAAACCCTGGTGGCCGACACCTCAGTCGGCCGCATCGGGCTGGCGATCTGTTACGATCTGCGCTTTCCCGAATTGTTCCGCCGCCTGACCCTGGACGGAGCCGATGTGATCTGCCTGTCCGCGCAGTGGCCCAAACCGCGTCGGGATCACTGGTGCGTTCTGACCAGGGCGCGGGCTATCGAAAACCAGGTTTTTGTGTTGGCGGCAAATTGTTGCGGCGTGCAGGGCAAACTCGACTTTTTCGGCTCCAGCATGATTCTTTCGCCGCGCGGCGAGGTGCTGGCCGAGGCCAAGGACCAACCCTGTGAAGTGCTGGCGACGCTGGACAAACAGGCGCAGCGCGACTATCGGGCGGCCATCCCCGCCTGGCATGACCGGCGGCCGGACGTTTATGGCGTGTTGACCTGATCGCAGGATGCCCGGTTTGTTCTGTGGCCTGTGCAGTTAATCTTTCAGCGGTTGGGCGTTGTCGCGCAAGGCCGGGGGGATGTCCTCAAGGCGATCAGCGAATTGCAGATCGCCGTCGGTATCGACGTAAAGGTATTGCTGTGCCGCCGGCTGGGCAGCGGCCTGTTTTACACCGGGCTGCGGTGTGACGGTCCTGACCGGTTTTTTTGCCGGTTTTTTGGCGGGTGTCGGGATCGGCCTGGCAACGGGAGCGGTGACATCCCTGTCGATAACCGCTTCGATAGTCAGCGGCGGTTGCGGTTTCCTGCCAAGCAGGCGGCTGCGGAATTCACGGTAGCTGCTCTGCAGTTCCTGCAGTACCGGAGTGGTCGGTTGCAGGCGCAGCGCCAGTTGGTCCAGGGTCAGCAACAGCGCCAGGAAGCACAGGCTC
This DNA window, taken from Syntrophotalea carbinolica DSM 2380, encodes the following:
- a CDS encoding carbon-nitrogen family hydrolase, which produces MSDKTGEATQQLTAGCLQFNIAMGDVEGNLQKVRDGLQALARQGGRLAVLPEMWSCGFDYRNLATLAAHTPQVVETVAALSARHDMVVIGSLPELDGDALYNTSYLVDRGVVRGRYRKLHLFSPMREDRYLQAGSKTLVADTSVGRIGLAICYDLRFPELFRRLTLDGADVICLSAQWPKPRRDHWCVLTRARAIENQVFVLAANCCGVQGKLDFFGSSMILSPRGEVLAEAKDQPCEVLATLDKQAQRDYRAAIPAWHDRRPDVYGVLT